CGTTGACTGCAAGCTGCGACTACGCGGCGCGGTTTATCGGTTGATTATTTTGACAAACACATTATGACATCGAATAACACACTCAAAGACGTTTATCTCAACCGCGTTTCTGCCTTTTTGCCCAATGCCCCCGTCGGCAATGACGAAATGGAGGCCGTCCTCGGCATGGCAGGTGATGTACCGTCACGCGTGCGCCGTATGATTTTGCGTTCCAACGGCATTTTGTCGCGCCATTACGCCATCGATCCCGAAAGCCGCCGCAAGACACACACCAATGCCGAATTGGCTGCCGAAGCGGTCAACTGCCTGTTTGCCCAAGGCGTTCCAGCAGAAGCCATCGGCAGCCTGGCCTGCGCCACTTCCTATCCCGACCAAACCATGCCGGGACACGGTGTGATGGTGCATGGTTTACTGGATATGCCGCCTTGCGAAGTGTTCAGCATGGCAGGCGTATGCGCGGCAGGTATGGCGGCGATGAAACACGCTTACAACGCCGTGCGCACCGGCGAACACGCACATGCGGTTTCCGTTGCTTCCGAAAACGCCTCGGCGGTCATGCGCGGTGAAGTGTTCCAAAGTGAAACCGACCATAAAAAACTGGAAAACGCGTCCCCCGAAATTGGGTTTGAAAAAGACTTTTTGCGCTGGATGCTGTCTGACGGTGCAGGCGCGGTGTATCTGTCCGACCGCCCCAATTCAGACGGCCTCAGCCTGAAAATCCATTGGATAGACCTGCTTTCCTACGCCAACGAAATGCCGCCCTGCATGTATGCCGGCGCAGAATTCCGCGACGGCGTATTTGAAGGCTGGAAACACGCCGATGCCGATTACGGCCGCCGCCACAGCCTGATGGCGGTCAAACAAGACGTCAAACTGTTGAACGAAAACATCGTCCGCTATACAGTGGAAAAACCCCTCTCCCAAATCGCCGCCAAACACGGCATCCGCGCCGAAGAAATTGATTGGTTCCTGCCCCACTACTCTTCCGGCTTTTTCCGCGACCGCCTTTCAGACGGCCTGAAAAATATCGGCTTCGACATTCCGCAGGAAAAATGGTTTACCAATCTGCACAGCATGGGCAACACGGGTTCGGCCTCGATTTACATCATCCTTGAAGAATTTATGCGCACTTTCCCCATCGAACACGGCCAAAAAATCCTGTGTTACGTTCCGGAAAGCGGACGCTTTTCAACATGTTTCATGCTTTTGGAAGCAGTAAAGGCCGTCTGAATGAAGATTGACGACATCCCTCAAGACAACAGCGCCAGCTACCACGGCCACCGCAAAGTCATCTACGGCACCCGCGACGGCCACTACGAAGCGGCCACCAGCAACGGTTGGCAGGATGAAGCCTACGCCACCGAAATGGCGGTGTGCGAACTCGATGCCCAAACGCAGTCCGCGCACGAAGCCGTCGAAAAAGGCGAATATTCGCCGCTGTACTACCATATGTTCCGCTGCCGTTATGATGAAACCGGCTTGGCCATGGCGGCAGGCGTATGGAAATGGCAGCTGCGCCGGCATTTCCGCCCCGAAGTGTTCTCCAAACTACCGGCCAAAACCCTGCAAAAATACGCCGATGCCTGCCAAATCAGCATAGACGGCCTCAAACAAACCGATATTTAAAGCCCCTCATGATTACCCTGCATTCGCTTGACCAATCCCGCGCCCTGCGCATTGTTTGGCTGCTTGAAATCCTCGGTACGCCTTACCGCCTGCAAACCTACCGCCGCCATCCCGACACTTTGCTCGCCCCTGACGAACTCAAAGCCATCCACCCCTTAGGCAAATCGCCTTTATTGGATGATGACGGCTTTATCTTGGCAGAAAGCGGCGCGATTACCGACTATCTGATTCAAACCTACGGCAACGGCCGTCTGATGCCCGAACGCGGCAGCCGTGAATACTGGCAATATCAACGCTGGCTGCATTACGCCGAAGGTTCTCTGATGCCGTTATTGCTGCTCGGACTGGTGTTCCGCCGGATTGAAAGCGCACCCATGCCGTTTTTCGTCAAACCGATTGCCCGCAAAATCAGCGGCAGCGTCAAAAGCAGCTTTATCCATCCGCAAGCCGCGCTGCATCTTTCCCACATCGACAGCGAGTTGGAAAACCGCAAATGGTTGGTCGGCAACAGCCTCAGTGGTGCTGACATCATGATGAGCTATCCGCTGCAAGCCGCGGCCGACCGCTTCGACTTTACCGACTACCCCAATATCCGCGCTTATTTGCAGCGCATCGAGGCGCATGAAGCCTACCGCCGTGCCGTTGAAAAAGCAGGTTCGCCTTTATTGAAACTCGACAAATAAAACAAGGCCGTCTGAAAATGTTTCAGACGGCCTAAACCTTCTATACATATCGGATATATCGAGAAGCCAAAGTTTTTAACAAGGTTTCCGCCCGAGTGCTTTGTTCCCCCTCGCCGTTCCACTATAATGGCAACCCATATCCTTCTAAAAAATAACACCATGCCAACCGACAACTGCCCGACTCTTGCCATCGACACCAGCACATCCTTTCTGTCCATCGCATTGGAACATCAAGGCGAAATCCGCCTGTTTCACGAAAACGTCGGCACCAAGCAATCCGAACAAATCCTGCCGCAAATCGAACGCCTCTTTAAAGAAGCGGGCATCACGGCTGCCGATTTGGGCTGCATCGTTTATGCACAAGGTCCCGGCGCATTTACCGGCCTGCGTATCGGCGCGGCGGTTGCACAAGGTTTGGCCACGCCGTTTGACACGCCCATGATCGGTATTCCCTGCCTCGATGCCGCCGCTTCGCTGCTGCCACCGTCCAGCTGCGTACTGGCGGCCACCGATGCGCGTATGGGCGAAGTGTTCTACGCATGGTTTGATACGCAAAACCACGTCCGCTTGAGCGATTACATGGTTGGCAAAGCCGCCGCCATTACCGCGCCTGAAGGCAAAACGCCTAGCGGCGGTATCGGCAATGCCTTTGCCATCGCCGACAAACCGCCTTTTGACGGCCAAGCCGATATGCCGACCGCCGCCGACTATCTTAAACTTGCCCGCAGTGGCCGCTATGTTGCTACTGACGCGGCGCACGCCGAGCTGCTCTACGTCCGCAACAAAATTGCCCTGACCGCACAAGAGCAAGCCCAACAAAAGGCCAAACCGTGAACCTGCGCCCAGCCGTACTTGCCGACTGCCCCACCCTTGCCGCCATCGACGCACAAGGCAATCCTTCGTCGTGGACGGCGCAGCAGTTTGAATCGGCCGTTCAACACCATCCTGACAGCGTTTGGCTCAGCCAGACCGACCACCAAATTACCGGTTTTATCGTGTGGCAAACCGTATTTGACGAATCCGAGCTACACCTGATTGCCGTCGTGCCCGAATACCGCCGCCAAGGCATTGCGTCCGCTCTGTTGCAACACTGGCAAAACGCAGTGCAACAGCAAGGCGTAACCCGATTGCTGCTCGAAGTCCGCGCAAGCAATGAAACCGCGCAACAACTCTACCGCAAACACGGCTTCCAAACCTGCGGCCGCCGCAAAAACTACTACGCCCTGCCCGACGGTGGCAGCGAAGATGCCGTATTGATGGAGAAATCATGTTAAGCAGTCGCTACCTGCACCTGCACGAAGCCTTGGGCTTGGGCCCGATGTGGCTGAACCAAAACGCCAAAATCATCCATGCCGCGCCTCAAGCCGCAGCCGCACCCGTCTGCCCCAAAACCATTGCTGCCGATACCGCGCAAGCCGTGCGCACTTTATCCGCAGGCGTCCATCAGGCACGCACTGCCGCCATTGCCGCTGCGCAAACGGCCAAACCTGCTGTCCGCGTTCCCGAAGCGGCACCCAAAGCCATTGCCGAAACGCCGGCAAAAACAGAAAAAGCTGCGCATTCAGACAATCTGCCCCGTCTTGACGTAACCATCAGGCCGTCTGAAATCATGGTGGTCAGCATTTGCCCATCTACCGAAGACAGCCTGCACGGTACGCTGTTTAGCGGCGACGTCGGCACGCTTCTCGACAACATCCTCGCCTCTATCGGCCTCAAACCCGAGCAGGCGCATAAAACCGCATGGGTCAAAACCGCGCCCGTGTTCACCGCCCTGCCCGATGCCGAACACATCCGCTCCGAGCTTGCCGAAATGCAAAACGAGCTGACCGCTTCGCAAGCGCGCGCAGTATTGTTCCTCGGCAAAATCTTCGACAGCCCCGACATGATCGGACTGATGAACGAATTGTGCGCAGAGCGGCCGCATTTCGTCATTCCCCACCCCGCCCGCCTGCTGATGCAGCCTCAACTCAAAGCGCAGGCATGGCAAATCTTAAAGCCATTGAAACAGCTTTTGGCCAAGGCCGTCTGAACATTCCGTTCAATCTGAAATCAGATTTTTCACCAACAAAAAAGGGCGTGTTCGACACGCCCTAATGTTTTTCAATATTCCGCCGAATGCCAGAAAGGCTGACCCACCGTCGGCGTACTGGCGCGCGCTTTTTCGCGTGCTTCGACAGGTTCCGCCTCATAAGCCAGACGGCCCGACTCGACTGCAAGCGCAAAAGCGCGTGCCATATTGACCGGATCGCCGCTACGGGAAACGGCGGTATTCAGCAACACGCCGTCAAAGCCCCATTCCATCACTTGCGCCGCCTGCGAGGGCAAACCCAAGCCTGCGTCGATAATCAGCGGCGTGTCGGGCAGGCGTTCTCGCAGGACTTTCAGCGCATAAGCATGAACCGCGCCCAGACCCGTGCCAATCGGCGCCGCCCACGGCATCAACGCCTGACAGCCTGCGTCAAGCAGTCGGCGGCAGGCAATCAGGTCTTCAGTGCAATAAGGCAGCACTTTGAAGCCATCTTTAATCAGGATTTCCGCCGCTTCGACCAGTTGGAACACATCCGGCTGCAACGTGTCATCATCGCCGATAAGTTCGAGCTTGATCCAATCGGTATCAAACACTTCACGCGCCATTTGCGCAGTGGTCACGGCTTCCTGAACGCTTTGACAGCCTGCGGTATTGGGCAACACAGGTATGCCCATTTCTTCCAACAACGACCAAAAACCCTGCCCGTGCGCTTCGCCGCCGCTGCCGGCACGACGCAACGAAACGGTAATCATCGCCGGTTGCGCGATTTGGACAGACTGCTTGAGTATTTCCGGTGTCGGATAAGCAGCCGTACCGAGCAGCAGCCGTGAAGGGAAAGTTTCTCCATATAGGGTAAACATGATGGATTCCTTTGTATTATTTTTTAGATTTTAAACATGGGGCAATCGGGCAACCCTGCCCGATATTCAAACAGGCAAAAGTCGGGCGCAAATACCCGACCTGCTGATTGCAAAACGCTTAGCCGCCGACTACGGGGCGCACGATGTCCACTTTATCGCTTTCGTTCAAAACCGTTTCCGCATACGCGCCTTTGGCGACAAAATGGGTATTGACGGCAACGGCAAACGGTTTTTGCGGCGCGGTTTGGGCGATAAGGTCGGCAACGGTTGTGCCGTTAAGTTCGGCGGATTCGCCGTTTAAGATGATGTTCATGGTTTTTCAATATTTCGTATATATAGTGGATTAACAAAAATCAGGACAAAGCGACGAAGCCGCAGACAGTACAGATAGTACGGAACCGATTCACTTGGTGCTTCAGCACCTTAGAGAATCGTTCTCTTTGAGCTAAGGCGAGGCAACGCCGTACCGGTTTAAAGTTAATCCACTATACCCGCTGCTGCCTGTATAGCATCCGAAATAACGGCAATCGAATATCCTAATCGAGCAGGTCGTCTGAAATTTGGTTTTCAGACGGCCTTATTCATTCCACAAAGCCTGAAACGCTTTCACCACCGCTTCGGGATTTTCCGCTTCAGTCACGGCGCGGACGACGGCGAGTGAGGAAACGCCGGTGGCAAGGACGGCTTGGGCATTGTTCAAATCGATGCCGCCGATGGCGACGACAGGTGTGCCGTGTGCCTGTCTGACGTATTCGCGCAGTTTGTCCAAACCTTGCGGGGCAGTGGGCATTTGCTTGGTTGTGGTCGGGAAAATCGCGCCGCTGGCCACATAGCTGGGATGTACGGACAAAGCGCGGTCGAGTTCGGCGACGGAGTGCGTACTCAAACCCAAACGCAAACCGGCAGCTTCAATCGCGGCTAGGTCGGCAGTGTCCATGTCTTCCTGCCCGAGATGCACGCCGTATGCGCCAGCGGCAATTGCTTCGCGCCAGTGGTCGTTGATGAAAAGCTGGGTTGCACTGTTTTGACAGGCGGTGACGCAACGTTCGATTTCGCGTTTCAACTCGTCGCCGTGCAGGGTTTTGCAGCGCAGTTGCACCGTGTCGGCACCTGCTTTGACCATGCGCTCGACCCAGTCGGCAGTGGGAACAACGGCGTAAAATTTCAGAGGGGATTTGAGTGGCGGGAAGGTCATAACGGCTCCGAAAGGAATAATTCGTTGTTATATTATCAGAAAAGGCCGTCTGAATAATATTTGTTTTCAGACGGCCTTTTAAACGGTTTGAAAAAGGACATATCGAATACGTCCTTTTTTCCTATTACAACAGGAATATGGTTGCCAATCCCAAGAAAATCAGGAAGCCGCCGGAGTCGGTGACCGCGGTAATCAGCACCGAGCTGCCCAATGCCGGATCGCGTCCGGCTTTGTCCATCATGACGGGGATAAGGACGCCGACGGTCGCGGCAAGCAAAAGGTTCAAGGTCATCGCGGCCACCATGACCAAACCAATGCCGATGTTGCCATAGAGCAGCCATGAAATCACGCCCATGACCGTGCCCCAAATAATGCCGTTGACGAGGGCGACGCCGACTTCTTTTTTCAGCAGGCGGCCTGCCTGTGTGCCTGTCATTTGCCCCATTGCCATGGCGCGGACGATCATGGTGATGGTTTGGTTGCCGGAGTTGCCACCGATACCGGCGACGATGGGCATCAGCGCGGCCAGTGCGACGATTTTTTCGATACTGCCTTCAAATGCGCCAATTACGCGGCTGGCAATAAAGGCGGTACACAGGTTGATGGCGAGCCACATCCAGCGGTTTTTCACCGAATCCCAGACGGGCGCGAACAAGTCTTCCTCTTCCTGCAAACCCGCCATGTTCAACATGTCTGCTTCCGATTCTTCACGGATCACGTCCACCATTTCGTCAATGGTGATCCTGCCGATCAGCTTTTTGTTTTCATCGACAACCGGCGCGGTTACCAAGTCATAACGTTCAAACGCCTGCGCCGCTTCTTCCACGTCGTCTTCCGGACGGAAGCGCACGACTTCGGTGGCCATCACGTCCGCCACCATATCTTCAGGATCGGCGACCAAGAGTTTGCGGATGGGCAGCACGCCTTGCAACACGTCGTTTTCATCGACCACAAAAATCTTATCGGTATGGTCGGGCAAGCTGTCGAAACGGCGCAAGTAGCGCAACACGACCTCACACGTCACATCGGCGCGGATGCTGACCAATTCAAAGTCCATAATCGCGCCGACTTGGTTGTCTTCGTAAGACATCGCCGCTTTGACCTGCTCGCGCTCTTCTTCATCACGCGTTTGCAGCGCTTCATACACCACTTGGTGCGGCAAGTCGTCTGCCAACTCTGCCAATTCGTCAGCGTCCAAATCATCGACGGCGGCCAACAGCTCGTCTTTGTCCATGGACTCGATCAGCATTTCGCGCACGGAGTCGGATACTTCCAGCAAGACTTCGCCATCGTCTTCAGGGGCGACCAACAGCCAAACGATGTTACGCTCGCGCGGCGGCAGGGATTCCAAGACGGCGGCCACGTCGGCAGGGTGCAACTCGGCCAAGAGGACGGTCAGCTCGGTGAACTTGTCGCGCAGGCTTTCGTCTTCAATCGGCACGCCTGCTTCGATTTGTTCAAAGGACGGCTCGAGGATTTCGCATAAAGCATGGATGCGGTCGATATCATCAGAGATACGATCGTCAGAAATGCGGTCTTCTACCACATCATTGTCGGGGGTATTGTCGCGATTCGGAGGGGTTTGTTCGATGCTCATAAATGCTCCGCCCGCCGGACGCGGGAAGGCATTTCGGCGGGATGATTATTGTTGTTGTGTATCAGATGGGAAGTTCAAAGGCGAACTGGGAAGGTCCATAATTCAAGCCTACTGAGAGGCACAGAGTTGTAAACGGTGCATATTCTACTCTTTTTTAGGCCGTTTTACCATTTTTAACGGGAAAGGCCGTCTGAAATTTAAGTTTCAGACGGCCTTTTCATTTGCTCAAACCTTATTCTTTAGGCAAGCGCAGGACGGAGACGATGAATCCGCCCCAAATGACGATCAATGCGACAAGCATCATAATAATGG
This genomic interval from Neisseria flavescens contains the following:
- a CDS encoding beta-ketoacyl-ACP synthase III — protein: MTSNNTLKDVYLNRVSAFLPNAPVGNDEMEAVLGMAGDVPSRVRRMILRSNGILSRHYAIDPESRRKTHTNAELAAEAVNCLFAQGVPAEAIGSLACATSYPDQTMPGHGVMVHGLLDMPPCEVFSMAGVCAAGMAAMKHAYNAVRTGEHAHAVSVASENASAVMRGEVFQSETDHKKLENASPEIGFEKDFLRWMLSDGAGAVYLSDRPNSDGLSLKIHWIDLLSYANEMPPCMYAGAEFRDGVFEGWKHADADYGRRHSLMAVKQDVKLLNENIVRYTVEKPLSQIAAKHGIRAEEIDWFLPHYSSGFFRDRLSDGLKNIGFDIPQEKWFTNLHSMGNTGSASIYIILEEFMRTFPIEHGQKILCYVPESGRFSTCFMLLEAVKAV
- a CDS encoding glutathione S-transferase family protein, giving the protein MITLHSLDQSRALRIVWLLEILGTPYRLQTYRRHPDTLLAPDELKAIHPLGKSPLLDDDGFILAESGAITDYLIQTYGNGRLMPERGSREYWQYQRWLHYAEGSLMPLLLLGLVFRRIESAPMPFFVKPIARKISGSVKSSFIHPQAALHLSHIDSELENRKWLVGNSLSGADIMMSYPLQAAADRFDFTDYPNIRAYLQRIEAHEAYRRAVEKAGSPLLKLDK
- the tsaB gene encoding tRNA (adenosine(37)-N6)-threonylcarbamoyltransferase complex dimerization subunit type 1 TsaB, translating into MPTDNCPTLAIDTSTSFLSIALEHQGEIRLFHENVGTKQSEQILPQIERLFKEAGITAADLGCIVYAQGPGAFTGLRIGAAVAQGLATPFDTPMIGIPCLDAAASLLPPSSCVLAATDARMGEVFYAWFDTQNHVRLSDYMVGKAAAITAPEGKTPSGGIGNAFAIADKPPFDGQADMPTAADYLKLARSGRYVATDAAHAELLYVRNKIALTAQEQAQQKAKP
- the rimI gene encoding ribosomal protein S18-alanine N-acetyltransferase; its protein translation is MNLRPAVLADCPTLAAIDAQGNPSSWTAQQFESAVQHHPDSVWLSQTDHQITGFIVWQTVFDESELHLIAVVPEYRRQGIASALLQHWQNAVQQQGVTRLLLEVRASNETAQQLYRKHGFQTCGRRKNYYALPDGGSEDAVLMEKSC
- a CDS encoding uracil-DNA glycosylase family protein, which produces MLSSRYLHLHEALGLGPMWLNQNAKIIHAAPQAAAAPVCPKTIAADTAQAVRTLSAGVHQARTAAIAAAQTAKPAVRVPEAAPKAIAETPAKTEKAAHSDNLPRLDVTIRPSEIMVVSICPSTEDSLHGTLFSGDVGTLLDNILASIGLKPEQAHKTAWVKTAPVFTALPDAEHIRSELAEMQNELTASQARAVLFLGKIFDSPDMIGLMNELCAERPHFVIPHPARLLMQPQLKAQAWQILKPLKQLLAKAV
- a CDS encoding thiazole synthase yields the protein MFTLYGETFPSRLLLGTAAYPTPEILKQSVQIAQPAMITVSLRRAGSGGEAHGQGFWSLLEEMGIPVLPNTAGCQSVQEAVTTAQMAREVFDTDWIKLELIGDDDTLQPDVFQLVEAAEILIKDGFKVLPYCTEDLIACRRLLDAGCQALMPWAAPIGTGLGAVHAYALKVLRERLPDTPLIIDAGLGLPSQAAQVMEWGFDGVLLNTAVSRSGDPVNMARAFALAVESGRLAYEAEPVEAREKARASTPTVGQPFWHSAEY
- the thiS gene encoding sulfur carrier protein ThiS, producing the protein MNIILNGESAELNGTTVADLIAQTAPQKPFAVAVNTHFVAKGAYAETVLNESDKVDIVRPVVGG
- the thiE gene encoding thiamine phosphate synthase, yielding MTFPPLKSPLKFYAVVPTADWVERMVKAGADTVQLRCKTLHGDELKREIERCVTACQNSATQLFINDHWREAIAAGAYGVHLGQEDMDTADLAAIEAAGLRLGLSTHSVAELDRALSVHPSYVASGAIFPTTTKQMPTAPQGLDKLREYVRQAHGTPVVAIGGIDLNNAQAVLATGVSSLAVVRAVTEAENPEAVVKAFQALWNE
- the mgtE gene encoding magnesium transporter, with product MSIEQTPPNRDNTPDNDVVEDRISDDRISDDIDRIHALCEILEPSFEQIEAGVPIEDESLRDKFTELTVLLAELHPADVAAVLESLPPRERNIVWLLVAPEDDGEVLLEVSDSVREMLIESMDKDELLAAVDDLDADELAELADDLPHQVVYEALQTRDEEEREQVKAAMSYEDNQVGAIMDFELVSIRADVTCEVVLRYLRRFDSLPDHTDKIFVVDENDVLQGVLPIRKLLVADPEDMVADVMATEVVRFRPEDDVEEAAQAFERYDLVTAPVVDENKKLIGRITIDEMVDVIREESEADMLNMAGLQEEEDLFAPVWDSVKNRWMWLAINLCTAFIASRVIGAFEGSIEKIVALAALMPIVAGIGGNSGNQTITMIVRAMAMGQMTGTQAGRLLKKEVGVALVNGIIWGTVMGVISWLLYGNIGIGLVMVAAMTLNLLLAATVGVLIPVMMDKAGRDPALGSSVLITAVTDSGGFLIFLGLATIFLL
- a CDS encoding methionine/alanine import family NSS transporter small subunit; translation: MSTSAIIMMLVALIVIWGGFIVSVLRLPKE